The Plasmodium yoelii strain 17X genome assembly, chromosome: 14 DNA segment CACAGGATCACAATTTCTTAGATATGGTCACACACCCTTAGCAATTAGAAGAATAAAATGTGCAAGAGCTGATATAGGAGATGTAGGTAGAGAGGCATTTATGGAAGATGTCGAATCAGGGAGATTACCTCATTTTATAGATAGCAATTTAGAACAGATAAAAGAATTATTTAATCAGTTTTTCGATGAGTTTAATATAACAAATTATAGCGATGTATTACAATTTACAGATGAAGATCGTAGTATAACGGAATACATATTATTGAATCGAGATaacttaaaagtatatttagCATACTATGGAtggaaaatgataaaatttattgAAACAGGCAGACAAAATGAATGTAAATTAAATAACTGtaatgatgatgaaaatgatacaGATGGTATAAAAAGTTTAGatcatattaaatcattCGAAGTTGATTTAacacacatatatttttttaataaaaaattatataaattaattattgaaTATCCTTCAGATTGTATAAGTGAAATAGATAAAATTATAAgtgcaaaatataattctCTTATGGCTCTTGTACTTGAAGGGGAAACTCAATCTGGATCTCCAGGTATacaaaatggaaataatataaatgatgttaatggtaatattaataaacaaGATTATTGTAGAGTTcgtttttttaacaaaagaCATAAAGATACTCCTCGAAAATTGGGCCCAAATCAAATCGAAACTTTAGTTTGCATAAAGGGAGTTATTATCAGATGTTCCAATATTATTCCTGAAATGACTATGGCTGCTTTTAAATGCACATCTAAAAAAAGAATTGGagtaaataattatgaaaaatgtaATGAAGAAGTTTATGAGCATGTTATACAAGGGGAAGTGCAAGAACCATTGAGTTGTaataattgtaataataaaaatactttCGAATTATGGCATAATAATTGTTGTTTTTCATctaaacaattaataaaattaagtgAAGTTACAGAACATTTAAAACAAGGAGAAACACCACAATCTATATCCGTATATGCATATGATGATTTAATAGATTATACTAAACCAGGTGATAATGTAGAATTAACAGGTATATTAAAAGCATCTCCTGTTCGTTTAAACCCAAGATCAAGATGTTATAATAGTGTTCATAGGACCTATATAAATGTTgtacatattaaaaaagaaaacaaacaaaaaatgaaattaactgaacaaaataatacatCCTCTGTAATATTAAATCGTAATGAGGATGGAACTGTAGAAgataatttagaaaaattaaatgaacaAGGAAATATATCATTTACTTCAGAAGTTGTACAAAGAATGGAAAAATTAAGTAAAGATCCAAATATTTATCAAAGATTAGTAGATTCTATAGCACCATCCATTTATGGTAGggatgatattaaaaaaggtTTATTATGTCAATTATTTGGTGGAAGCAAAATTAcagataaatttaaaaataaatacagatcagaaatacatatattactTTGTGGTGATCCATCAACTGCTAAATCACAACTATTACATTATGTACATAAACTATCTCCTCGTGGAATATATACAAGTGGTAAAGGTAGCAGTAGTGTAGGTTTAACAGCATTTATATCAAAAGATTCAGAATCaaaagaatatattttagaaTCTGGTGCTGTTGTTTTATCAGATAAAGGAATATGTTGTATTGACGAATTTGATAAAATGGATGATTCGGCAAGAGCAATTTTACATGAAGTTATGGAACAACAAACAGTTACAATAGCCAAAGCAGGTATTGTTGCCACACTAAATGCCCGTACTTCAATCCTAGCATCTGCTAATCCAATTAATAGTAGATATGACAAAAATAAAGCTGTtgttgaaaatattaatttaccACCATCTTTATTTTCAAGATTTGATTTGATATATCTTGTAATTGATCAAGctaatgaaaatgaagataaaaaattagCTGCAGTACTTTGTAAAAATTTTTCTTATCAAGAAGAAGATGAGGAAGAGGAAGAGGAAGATGAAGAATCTGATAGCAATGATGATGATTTTGGagaaaaaagtataaaaaaaaattcaaaacaTTATCTAATCGATTCAAATACTTTAGCTCTATATATAGCATATTGTCGTATAACATGTAACCCAATAATTTCTTTagaaagtaaaaaaattattattgatgagtatataaaaatgagatGTAAAGAAGGAACAAAATCACCTACAGCTAGCCCTCGACAATTAGAAGGTTTAGTCAGATTAAGTCAAAGTTTAgcaaaaatgaaattaaaaaatgttgtaACACCTGATGAAGCAAATGAAGCAGTACGATTAATGAACATAGCTACTTTTCAAAGTTTAATAGATCCACTAAGTGGTAGAATAGATTTTGATCAAGTCAATTTGGGACAAACTTCTCAACATAAGAAAAAAGCAGATTTAATCAAAGATCTTATATTAAATGCtcttgttttaaaaaatatgtctaAAGATGAATTGTTAATACATTGTCAGGAAGCTATTATGAATGATAGAACACAGGGAGCAGCAATGGACAGAAAATCATTTGAGGAAGCTTTTCATGATTTAGAAAAGTCACAGGAAATTACACGATTATGTTCTGGACTGTATAAGAAATAGGGAAATGCACATGTATTTGAGTAAATAAAATTACCATATTTCACGTATAAATATTATGCTCATACAAAGATGTGAAATGGATAAGaggacattttttttttacaatattaCACTATAttattcctaaaaaaatagACACACATTTTGTGTTactttttcttattttctATTTATATCCCTCAtgtacataatttatatggTGGGATACATAAATTAGAGAAAAACATGTTTTTACTTCCTCGATTGTGagcatatacatatgtatcatttcctatattttttatttttttaatcatgtatatatttctaCGTATATaggtttttaattttttgtttcatataacttaattttatatcttttcgtaaaataaaaaaataatagaaacaCTGTCACGaatgaaattataaaatttatattttattcttttttcattatttaaaagCAATTACTTCTTTAACAAAGATAtttatgatttatatataattaaggagatataaattatgatgTTACCATTGGATTAAATACCCTATGTAATACTTTCATGCCTTTTCCCATATAACTGGTTATAAAGAAATGGTGATACATCCCAAATTATTGAATGCTACGAAGGTGAACTACTGCGTTATGcttatgttttatatatagagagataatacatatatagaaAGGGATATAAAGAAGCGAACTGAAAATGCAATAAAATTATAGACATCCCCATACAATATAGGAacgtttttttatataaataactataataataaaaaatagagaCCCATTagttttaataaaaagtAATATATAAAGATTCTATATATCATGTCATAgcattaaaatatatcttttataCGAGAATTATAACACAAATATGAGAACCCCATGTGTATATGATATCCTTTTATTCACCACAACTAGCAAAggagaaagaaaaaaatacatattttattctaCATTTATATTCTTTCGTGTTTACATTTCGTTTTTCATTTGTTTTCTTTTAGAATTTAAGCAACAAATAAATACTAATTAATGTTTACACAATCACTTtcgaatatttattttttttccataatcataaaatatagaaacacatacattttatatataacagtttttaaatatagatatggatataaacacaaaaatatataataaaatagtacCATCACCATTATTACAAATAAACAAGCAAATATAAAGCTCACACCTTTATTGTGTATTTTTTGAGAATGGTtcatatgaaaatattagaTTTTATTTGCTTAAATAGTTTAAATTTACACAAATAAAGGCACTTTAAATATTTTCccaaaacaaaataataataaatctaCCTtgtagaaatatattttatccaTCATATTTTTGGTATATAATAAGTTCTAATTGCGtacacaaaaataataaaatatggcaTAGATAATTACTAGtattttttactatataaaaaataatatataaatactttGGCCATACTTATGAAcacactatttttttttattaatatatactagcacaaaaaaatataaaaatttaaatgataaaaaaataatagtattattttacaggacaaaatatttttttaaatacctATTGATTCataagatatatataaatatctacatttttaataaacatttttcatatttttatttcatgttctttttataaaaaatatataacgcAATTTCGTTTTGTTTAAGTATTGTTTAAATGTTTTAGGTTTTACATTTTATGaggtttttatatatattaatgttcgatatattaatacatatatgtatataccaCATGCGTATAATGCTTGCAGTTATCGATGTTTATAGagttatttaaattttgtgtaatgtatttattaatgatatttttattactaatAACGATTATGTTTCGTTTTTTACATTTATGTGTTTATACAAAACGTTATAATACTATATAAagatatacataataattatatttatgttttatatcaCTATACACATgaataagagaaaaaaataaaagtgcATGTATTATCTTTATCTACATAACCTTGTGATTTTTGTTAATGAAGTGTAAAAGTGAGAAgcacaaaaaaaattcatttaattgttttttttcgatATAAAAGTAGCAACCTTATTGTAATTACTTGTGTAATCGcaacattatatatagagaaattttt contains these protein-coding regions:
- a CDS encoding DNA replication licensing factor MCM4, producing the protein MGTPRRRPPQNTNSYIQNSPSIFGTNNEIFGSNFMHTPVSSRRTKNSKSFLNSMLNESKYLNQSNTGSQFLRYGHTPLAIRRIKCARADIGDVGREAFMEDVESGRLPHFIDSNLEQIKELFNQFFDEFNITNYSDVLQFTDEDRSITEYILLNRDNLKVYLAYYGWKMIKFIETGRQNECKLNNCNDDENDTDGIKSLDHIKSFEVDLTHIYFFNKKLYKLIIEYPSDCISEIDKIISAKYNSLMALVLEGETQSGSPGIQNGNNINDVNGNINKQDYCRVRFFNKRHKDTPRKLGPNQIETLVCIKGVIIRCSNIIPEMTMAAFKCTSKKRIGVNNYEKCNEEVYEHVIQGEVQEPLSCNNCNNKNTFELWHNNCCFSSKQLIKLSEVTEHLKQGETPQSISVYAYDDLIDYTKPGDNVELTGILKASPVRLNPRSRCYNSVHRTYINVVHIKKENKQKMKLTEQNNTSSVILNRNEDGTVEDNLEKLNEQGNISFTSEVVQRMEKLSKDPNIYQRLVDSIAPSIYGRDDIKKGLLCQLFGGSKITDKFKNKYRSEIHILLCGDPSTAKSQLLHYVHKLSPRGIYTSGKGSSSVGLTAFISKDSESKEYILESGAVVLSDKGICCIDEFDKMDDSARAILHEVMEQQTVTIAKAGIVATLNARTSILASANPINSRYDKNKAVVENINLPPSLFSRFDLIYLVIDQANENEDKKLAAVLCKNFSYQEEDEEEEEEDEESDSNDDDFGEKSIKKNSKHYLIDSNTLALYIAYCRITCNPIISLESKKIIIDEYIKMRCKEGTKSPTASPRQLEGLVRLSQSLAKMKLKNVVTPDEANEAVRLMNIATFQSLIDPLSGRIDFDQVNLGQTSQHKKKADLIKDLILNALVLKNMSKDELLIHCQEAIMNDRTQGAAMDRKSFEEAFHDLEKSQEITRLCSGLYKK